The genome window GTGGCCGCCCATGAGGCAGAGAACCGGTACTACGAGCATCTGCTCATGCTGATTGAAGCCGGACTCGTTCAAGGCGTGAAGGTGCGAACGAAGCCGGCGCCTCCACCGTGGTATTACGACATCGAGTATCCGCGCCTCACCATGGAAGGGCATGACCTGCTGGCCGCTTTGCGGTCTAAGACGGTTTGGGCGGCTGTCAAGGAAAAAGCTTTCAGCCTTTCCATCCCGATCACGATCGAGCTGATTAAGACTGTTCTGTCATCTATTGCAAAGGGGATTTGATGCCGCTGCTGTCTCTCTGCTCCTATCCAGGCTGTCGGCACCCGGTGCCGCGCGGCGAGAAGTACTGCGACAAGCACAAGGGAGCCGGAACCAGGCGCGAGCAGTTGCAGAAGAAGGAGCGCTGGGAACGGCGCTTCCGGAAGAAAGGCTCGTCGGCGGCCAGAGGCTATGGTGCTCGCTGGAGGAGACTTCGCGAGCGCTTTCTTTCAGAACACCCTCTTTGCGCGGAGTGTCTGAAGCAGGGGCGCGCGGTGCCCGCTACGGACGTTGACCACATCAGACCGCACAAGGGCAATGAAGATCTTATGTGGGATGAAGAGAACCTTCAGGCCCTCTGCCACGCCTGCCACAGTCGGAAGACTGCGGCAGAGGATGGCGGTTTTGGAAATCTCACGACTTCTTCAAGGCGGAAAGAATCCTGCTGGCCTGAATTTGCGGCGAAATCAGAAAAGCAACGATTAGGTTGATGAAGCCAGACAGGGTATTCGCAAGTTCAGCGCCTTGAGAGGAATCAAATTGAATCACTCCCGGGTGTGCGGCTTGATTGCCAATGAGTCTGCAGGCCTTGAATACTTCCGCTAGATCTGGCGGCAATTTCAGGCTTTCGATTCGTTCGTAAAGGTTGTTTCCTGTCCCTCCTAAACGCTCAACGAGTAGCTCTAGAGAAAGTCGAAGAAGGGCGCATGAAGATCTCGGTGAGGCGCCAAGTACGTCTTGAGCTTCGAGGAAAAGAGCTTTTGCATCTTCTGGCATATCGTCATGAGGCTCGATTCCATGGCGCGTTGGATAGACCATTTTCTTATCTATCCAAACAGAAAGATTGTCACAGTCACGGCATTGAGCTACTGCAATAGTTTCCCTTGGGAAAAAGTCAGCATGGGGGGGCCCAATCGTTACACCCCAACGAGCCCGAGCCTGGGTCCAGTACATCTCCGCCTTTACGCCGCAATGAGGGCAGGTAAAGGAGCTTTTTTCGAATGTTGGTTCGTCGTACTTCATAGGCAAAATAAATGGACATCAAAAGTAAAACTCTGAAGCTTGCTCAGACCTACACGGCCATCAACAATGCGCGATCTATTCTAGATGGGCTTGAGGAGCAAACATCTAACTATGCTTCTGGCGACTCCTTCGATTTAGCGTTATTTGCTAAGCGGAGTTTGAGCCTCAAAAAGGCGCAAGAAGTAATTCTTACGAGCTTCATTGAGTCCGTTTTGGACGAAAAGGGGGAGGGCGGGCCAAAAGTAAAAAGCTCATCCTTAGTAGACCGCGCCCCTACCTAGATTTTTACGCGTGCAAAATTCGAGGAATTTCAATGCCCGGCGGAAGACCCAGAAAACCGGATTCGGTAAAGGCCGCCCAGGGCACTCTTCAGCCCTGTCGGTCGCTTGAAAAACTGGCTGCGACGACGACGCCTGAGCTGGCCCCTACCCCACCGGTTGGGCTGACGAAAGAGGCGCGGGCGGCGTGGAAGATTGCGGTCGAGTACGCGCCGAAAGGCCTGCTCGTCGCTACTGACTTCACGGTGCTGGAGCGGTGGGCGAGGAACTATGCGCTTTACCGGAAGCTTGCAAAAGCGGTTGATCATGACGGGACGACCATCACGGTACTGAAGGCTGACGGCTCTACGGAGCTCAAGCTGCATCCGAACGTGAAGAGTCTGGTCGCCGTGCAGGGGGTCCTTGCGGCGTGTGAGCGAGAGCTGGGGTTTACGCCTGCCTCGCGCGCGCGTGTGAGACCCGCTCAAGCGGAAGAGGAAGAGAAGGATGACTTCGAAGACTTTTAAGGATCGAAGATGACGGAGCTGCTGATTTATCTGAGCGCACTGCTCGGCGGGATTCACCGTGTTGCGTGTTTCGGTAGTGGGGTGTTCGCCGGCCTTGGAACAGGCTGCATCCTCGCAGCGAGCTTTCACCCGCTGATGTCCCCGCCCCGCCGGAAGTTCTTCATCCGGAAAGGCTGGAGCTGTCTGCAGCTGACGCTGATTTTTGTTTTTCTCGCCCTGATAGTCCCCGGTGAGGAGACGTGGCGGGAAATGTTTGGGCTCTTCTTGGAGAAGTAGGCATGGAATGGCTTCATCTTGCGGGGGACATCGGGGCAAGCATCGCGATCCTGGTGTGCCTTTACTTCATTTGGGATCTGCGCAAAGAAGTGGAGACGCTCCGGGATCGCATTAGCGGCGGGTCACTCTCGGAGCTCAATACCCTGAAGTGCGGCGAAGAAATGCCGCAGGTAGAGGGCGTCGCGTCGTGCGGCGGCAGTCAGGTCGCGAGCGAGAATCTCCCGCTCGGCCTCAAAGGTCCGCTCAAGTCTGGAGCTTCGGCTGATATCGCCGGGGTCCGGGAGCTGAGCGTCGATGAGCTTGTTGAGGCTTTCGGCGCGGCACTGCGCAAGGAACGGGAGATTTATGAGGCCGGCGCCGATCGCCGCCTCAATGATCTTCGTAGCTTCCTCGTGCATGAATTTAGTTTGAGGCTCTGAGTTCATTTTTACCCTCCGTGGGTTGGCTTGTGGAAGAGAGACGCCTCAATCATCTCACGGAGGCAGACGCATATGACTGCAAAGAAGATTCGCGATTACTGTGCTATCGCGGCGGACTACACCGCGCGCGTGCTTGACGGAAGTCAGCTCGCATGCAAGTGGGTCAAGCTGGCGTGCCAGAGGCAGCGCGATGACTTAAAGCGATGGAAAGAGGACGGGCCTTTCGTATGGGACCCGGAGGCGGCATCAAGGGTGTGTCGCTTTATTGAACTCCTGACCCATACGAAAGGGGAACTCGCCGGACAGCGCATCAAGCTCGAGCCGTGGCAGGTGTTCATCCTGACGACGGCATTCGGTTGGAGGCGCAGAGAGGACGGCGGCCGGAGGTTTCGGCGCGTCTACATTGAGGTCGCGCGCGGGAACGGCAAAAGCTGTCTGTCGAGCGGCGTAGCGCTCTATTGCCTTGTGGCGGATAACGAGCCCGGCGCCGAGGTGTATTCCTTTGCGACGACGCGCGATCAGGCGAAGATTATCTTCGGCGATGCGAAGCGCATGGCCGAGACGAATCTGCCGCTGAGGAAACGATTCGGCCTTGAGGTCCTCGCTAATGCGCTTTATGTGCCGAGCACGGGGAGCACGTTTCAGGCGAAGTCCGCAGAAGGCTCTACGCTCGACGGCTTGAATACGCATCTGGCGGTCGTTGACGAGCTCCATGCGCATAAGACCAGAGCGGTCTATGACGTGGTTGAAACGTCTCTCGGCAAGCGTCGGAGCTCGCTTCTGTGGTGCATCACCACCGCGGGGTTCGATACATCGGGCATTTGCTACGAAGTCCGAACGATGAGCACGCGGGTGCTCGAGCGCCAGGCGGTAGACGAGACGCAGTTCGCGATCATCTACACGGCGGACGAGGAAGACAACTGGACTACGCTTGAGGCGTTGGAGAAGGCAAATCCGAATTGGGGCGTGAGCGTTCGTCCGGAAATGATTTTGTCGCTTCTCGCAAAAGCGAAGGCGCTGCCATCAGCTATCAACAACTTCAAGACGAAGCACCTTGATATCTGGTGTTCGGCGTCGAACGCGTGGATGGATATGGGAGCGTGGGCGCAGTGTGAAGACCACAGCCTGCGGCTAGAGGACTTTGAGGGCGAGCGATGCATCATCGGGCTTGACTTAGGCTCGAAGAACGACATGACCGCTAAGGTCAAAGTTTTTCCGATCGAAACTGACGGCCCTACCAGGTACGCGGTTTTCTGTGACTTCTACCTTCCGGAGAGAGCGGTAGAAAACGCTGTCAACTCTCAGTATTCCGGATGGGCCGAAGAAGGCCTTCTCCATGTCACTCCCGGCGCGATGACGGATCTGAACGTCGTCGAAGAGGATCTGAGGGAAGACCTCAGCAGATTTAATGTCGAAGCCGTGGTTTATGACCCATGGCAAGCGACGCAAATGGCGACGACGCTTTCTGAGGATGACGCGCCCATGGTCGAGTGCCGCATGACGGTACAGAACATGAGCGACCCGATGAAAAGCGTGGAGGCGCTGGTACTGGACCGCCGGCTTTTGCATGACGGCAACCCGATTCTGACGTGGATGATGGGGAACGTCGTGGCCAAGCTGGACGCGAAGGACAACATCTTTCCGCGGAAGGAAAGGTACGAGCAAAAGATCGACGGCGTGATTGCGCTCATCATGGCGATGGGAAATGCGCTCGCCGACGATAACGACGACTTCAAGGGTTTTGTGGAGTCGGGTCAGGAAACTTTCTTTGAGTGGTGATGAATGTTTGTAAGGCGACTTGTCAGCTGGGTGACCGGGTGGGGAGGGCCGCTCGGCACCGCGTCCGGGCAGCAGCTTGGCCTGCCGCTGGCGCCGATTATTGACCAGACGAAGCTAACGCCGCCCGATGCGGCGCTGCAGATTTCGGCGGTCTTTGCGTGCGTAGAGATTCTCGCGCAGACGATTTCGACGCTTCCGCTCTACGTCTACCGGGACAAGGGCGGGGTGCGGGTGCCGGACAAGATGAGCCGGCTGTGGCTGTTGCTGCACGAAAGTCCGAATCGGTGGATGACGCCGTCGGAGTTTCTTTCGGCGATGGTTGTCAATCGCATGCTTCGCGGGAATGCCTATGCGCTCATTGAGCGCGATAGCGCCGGGGAGCCGATCGCGCTGGTCCCGCTGTCTCCAGATCAGATGGAAGTTTCAGTCGTCGAAGGCGGCGAGGTTTACGTTTACTACCAGGATGGCGACATCACGGCGCTTGCGCCTGAGAACGTCATTCACTGGAAAGGCCTCGGCAATGGGTTCCTCGGGCTCTCGAAGCTGGACTTCATGCGAGCAACGACGAACGAGGCGATCCGGGCGCAGGACAACGCGAATTCGTTGTATGGGAAAGGCTCGAAGCCAACGGGCGTGCTGCAGACGGACTCAAAGCTGAGTGCGGAGCAGGTTACCGCGCTGATGACGCGTTTTCAGACGAGCATGACTTCGTCCGGGGGCGGTCTGATCATCGCGGACCGCGGGCTCAAGTATTCCCAGATGTCGCTTTCGCCGGCTGATGCGCAGCTCCTCGAGACGCGGCGCTTCACGATAGAAGAGATCTGCCGGTGGTTCGGGGTGCCCGGCGTACTTGTCGGAACAACGGGGCAGACGACATGGGGCTCCGGCATTGAGCAGATCGTTTCGGGGTTCCACAAATTCACGATCGGGCCGCTTTGCAAGCAGCTCGAGCAGGTACTTGAGCGAAGGCTGAAGAACTACGAACCGATCACGATCGAGTTCAAGATGGATGGGCTTCTCCGGACGGACCCGGCGAGCAGAGCGGCCTTCTACTCGACGATGAGCCAGAACGGGGCGATGACGCGAAACGAAATCAGGCGCCTGGAAAACCTCCCGCCGGTAGAAGGCGGGGATGAGCTCACGGCGCAGAGCAACCTGGTGCCGCTCCGGAAGCTCGGGCAAGTACAGCCGGCGTCTTCGCCGATCAATGGTGAACCCGTGAGGCAGTAAATATGGGAAAGGAATTCAAGAGCATTGAGCTCAAGGATGTCGACCTGAAGTTCGAAGGTGGAGAGCTGCGGAAGTTCAGCGGCTACGCCTCGGTCTTCAATGGTGACGACAGCTATCACGACACGATTCTTCCGGGTGCGTTCAAGGACTCGCTCGCGAAGTACGGTCTGCCGAAGATGTTTTACGGCCACCAGTGGGGACTTCCTATCGGGAAGTGGACCTCGGCGGTAGAGGATGAAAAGGGCCTGCGTGTTGAGGGCGAACTTACCCCTGGGAACCCGCAGGCGGACGCGGTGCTCGCGGCCCTGAAGCACGGAACGGTTGACGGCCTTTCTATCGGCTTCAGCATGCGCGGCGGCGCTCAGGATGAGAAGAAGGAAGGTGGCCGGGTGATCAAGTCCGTCGGACGCCTCTTCGAGATCTCTGTCGTGAGCTTCCCGGCGGACGGCGCGGCCCGCATCACGGAAGTCAGGTCTGAAGACCTGGATGAAATCGAAAGTATCAGAGACCTCGAAGGTTTCCTGCGGGATGCAGGCGGCTTTTCGAAGTCTGCCGCGACGGCTCTCGTCGCAAAAGCCAGAAAGCTCTTCAAGGATCAGAGGGAGTCTGAAGCCGACGAGGAGAAGGCGACCACGGAGCTTCTTGAACGGATCAGGAAGCTTGAAAAATCCATTGGAGAATAAAAGATGGAATTCAAAGAAGTACTGGACGCCCTCGACAAGATCGAAGGCAAGATGTCTGAAACCGCCGCTTCGAACAAGGAGCGCCTGGACGAGCTCGGCGAACAGCAGAGGAAGTTTGCGAACCAGCTCCTCGATCTTCAGCAGAAGGGGGTGAAGGTTCAGGGCGAAAAGACGGAAGCAAAGTCCGCGGGCGATCAGTTCATTGCCGCCGACGGCTTCAAGGCGTTTGCCGCAGGCTCCACGCAGAAAACTCGCGTCGAGCTTTCGGAGACCTTTGCCAAATCTGAGCCGACTGTGCTCAACCCGATCACGACTCCGACCGGCGGCATCATCCAGGCGTACCGTCGCCCCGGCATCATGCCCGGCGCTTTCCGCCCGCTCACGATCGAAGGCCTCTTCCCGTCGCTTCCGATTTCGACGAACTCGTTTGAATACGTGAAGGAACGCGATGACGGCTTTGCGAATGGTGCGGCCTTCGTCGCTGAAGCCGCGCAGAAGCCCTTCGGCTCGACGTCTTTTGAGACGGTGACGGGTACGGTCAAGACGATCGCTCACCTTGCCCGCGTCTCGAAGCAGCTCATGGCGGACGGCCCTGCCCTCGTCGCCTACATCAATCAGCGCCTTGTCTACGGCGTTGATCTGGTGGTCGAAGACCAGCTGATTTCCGGCGACGGGACGAATCAGAATCTCACCGGCATCTTTACCACCGGAAACTTCACGCCCCACGGCGCGACGACGGCCGACCTTCCGGCGAAGAACGCAACACTCTTTGATCTGATCCTCTTTGCGAAGACCAAGGTTGAAAAGGCGTTCTTCCGTCCGAACATCATCCTGCTCAATCCGGTGAACTGGTCGCAGATGCTCATGGAGAAGAACGCCTCCGGCGACTACTACCTCGGGCACCCGGCTTCGGTCGCGCCGAAGACCCTGTGGGGCCTTCCGATCTGGACGACCCCGGCGATTCCGCAGGGCAAGTTCATGGTCGGTGACTTTACGCAGGCGGCCACGCTCTGGACGCGTCAGGGTATGACCGTCGAGCTCTTCGAACAGGACGTTGACAACGTGCAGAAGAACCTTGTGACGATCCGCGCCGAGCGCCGCCTCGGCTTCGGCATTGAGCGCGTGTCTGCTCTTGTCGGCGGCGATCTTGCGCTGCCGGCCGCGGCCGGCGCTACCGGAAAGTAAGGAGATAGAGGATGAGCGTGGAAGTTTCGACGGCTCTTCCTGCGGTGACTTTGGACGAAGCCAAGCTTCATCTGAGAGTTGAGAGCACGGCTGATGACGATCTCATCTCCGCGCTCATCCTTGCCTGTACGCAGATGGCCGAGCATGAGCTGCAGCGCGGGCTCGTCACGCGCGAGGGGACCGATGGCTACGGCGATTCTCCGGAAGCCGTCCCGGCCGCTATCCGGCAGTGGATTCTGGTGCACGTGGCCTACTACTACGAGCACCGCCAGTCGGCCGTAGAGGGGACGCTTTCTCCGCTCCCTTTCGTATCGGCGCTTCTTGATCCCTTCAGAACTTGGGCGTGAGCATGGACTTTCCAGAAATTGGAGATCTCTCCAGGCGCGTGAAGATTCTCGTGCGCGAACACATTCCGAATCGGCAGAACGGTTTCTCTCCGGAAACAGTCTGCAAGGATGAGGTGTGGGGAAAGCTCGAGGTGGTTGGTTCCGGGATGTATTTCGGAACGAAGCAGGTCGAGTCCACGGTCACGCACCGCGTCTATGTCCGCCGTTACGACGGGAGGACGCGGCCGCAGGACCTTTACGGCGTCACAGAGCTGGAGATTGATGGGGTGCGCTATCGAGTCCAAAGAGTTGCGGATGTCGCTGGTGCCTGTCGATTCACGGTAATGGACGTTGAGGAGAAGGGAGATGTTGGTAAGCGCTCAGGTAGACCGAGGATTTCGGACTATTGACTATGAGCCGAGGGAGCTGAGACAGCCGCTTCGGGCAGCAGGCAACGAGGTCCGCAAGGTCGCTCGCAGGCTGATCGCCCGAAAGGCAGTTTCCGAGGCAGGGCAGTACCCGGGCAGGATGACAGGACGCATGCAGAGATCGATCCGCGTGCGGCTTTCCCGATCCGGATATGCCGTGATGGTCTCGCCGTCGAAGACGAGCTCGATGCCGGTCTATTACCCGGCTTTTGTCGTCTATGGGCATCGGGGGCCGAATACGGAAACCGAAGTACAGGCCCGCAGGCATAAGAAGCGCCCGGGCGAAAAGGTGGCGGCTCCGCGCAGGAACTTCATCGAGGATGCCGCAAAGCAGGCGGCCCCCGACTTCAAGAGGTCCATGGCGGACGCCTTGGCTAATGCAATTAAACCGGGGCTGATATGAGATTAGATCCGATTATTGCGGCGCTTCGGAGGCGATGTCCGTCCTTTGGAAACCGCTTTGCCGGGGCCGCTGAGTGGGCCGGACTTACAGAAGATGAAGCGCCGGCGCTCCCGGCGGCGTATGTGGTCCCGCTTGCCGAAGAAGCTTCCGGAAACGAGTCTCGGGTGGCCTACCAGCAGACCGTGACGAACACCTTTGCCGTGATCGTTCTGGTGAGCAACGCCTGCGATGAGCGAGGCCAGAAAGCATTCGACTCGATAGAAGGGCTGAAGCTCGAAATTTTCCGGGGCCTTCTCAGCTGGCGGCAGGAACCGGCTGATGAGTTCGGCGAAATCGTCTACTCGGGCGGGCAGGTGATCTACATGGACGATGCCCGCCTGGCGTTTCAGTACGAATTCTCTTTCGAGACGTACATCGACACGGAAGAGACGTGGCAGGGCGAGGACCTTGCGCAACTCGGCCCTCTCGAGGGTGCAGACATCAAGGTTGATTGCATCGATCCTTCGACGAAGAAGAATCAGCCGGACGGACAAATTGAAGCAACTATGAAGGTGGAGTTATGAGTGTTTCTTTCAACACCATTCCGAGCGGCATTCGAGTGCCGCTTTTTTATGCCGAGGTAGACAATTCCGCGGCATTCACGCCGTCGGAGAGCACTCAGAGCCTCCTGATCGGCCAGATGCTCGCCACGGGCACGGCGGAGGCCGGGAAGCCGGTGACGGTTTCGACCGCGGCCATGGCGAAACAGCTTTTCGGTCGCGGTTCTATGCTTGCCCGTATGGTGGCCGCCTATCGCACGGTCGATAGCTTCGGCCAGCTTGTTTGCATTCCGCTCGCTGACGTGACGAACTCCGTAGCCGCCTCGGCAGAGGTGACTTTCTCCGGAAATGCGACTGAAGCCGGTACCCTGAGCTTCTACATTGGCGGTTCGCGCGTGCAGGTCTCCGTAGCAGAAGGCGCGGAGGCCGGTGTTGTCGCGCAAGCGCTTGCCGACGCGATTTCGCTCCAGAAGGACCTTCCGGTTACGGCTGGGGCGGCTGATGCGGTCTGCACGATTACGGCCAGAAACAGGGGTTCGCTCGGGAACGGCATCCTGCTTGCGCTCAACCTTCGCGGGCTCATCAACGGTGAAAAGACCCCGATGGGGCTTGGCATCGAGCTTGCGGCTATGACGGGCGGTACTGCCGACCCCGATATCGCCGCCGCTGTAGAGGCGATGGGCGATGCGCAGTATGACTTCATCGGCGTTCCCTATTCGGATGCCGCGGTGCTTGACGCCTTCCAGACGGAGATGAACGACACGTCCGGCCGCTGGGCGCCGTTCCGGCAGATCTACGGCCACGTATATACGGCAAAGCGCGGCGACGTGAATGCGCTGAAGACTTTCGGCAACGCCCGAAACGATCAGCACTGCACGATTGTGGGGGTTGAGCCGGAGCTTCCGACCCCGATTGAAGAGGTGCTCGCGGCCTATCTCGCCCGGACGTCGGTGTTCATTTCAGCTGACCCCGCGCGGCCCACGCAGACGGGCGTGCTCACCGGCGTGATGGCCGCTCCTTCCGAGAGCCGCTTTATCACGACCGACAGGCAGACGCTTCTTGAAAACGGCATTGCGACGCTTACGACGACATCCGGCACGGTCATGATCGAGCGCGCGGTGACGACCTATCAGCGCAACAGTTTCGGCGACGCGGACGCATCGTATCTCGACAGCGAAACGATGCACACGCTCGCATACGTGCTTCGCCGCATGAAGTCGCTCATCACGACCAAGTACGCACGCCACAAGCTCGCGAACGACGGGACCCGCTACGGTGCCGGACAGGCGATCGTGACGCCTTCGGTGATCCGCGGCGAGCTGGTGGCGCTCTATCGGCAGCTCGAGCTTTCGGGGATTGTCGAGAATGCGGATCTCTTCAAGCAGTACCTGATTGTCGAAAGGAATGCAGACAATCCGAATCGGCTGGATGTCCTCTTCCCGCCCGATCTCGTCAATCAGCTCCGCATCTTTGCGGTCCTCAATCAGTTCCGTCTTCAGTACGCGGAGGAATAAGAAATGGGAAAGAGACTAGCCGGCACCTGCTACTTCAAGGTGGACGGAGAACAGCTCGAACTTCAGGGGGACCTTGAGTTCCCCTTTAACTCGGTGACGCGCGAGACCATGGCCTCGACCACCGGCGTCGTCGGCTTCAAGGAGACGGTGACGGTCCCGTACGTCGCGGGCACGTTCATCGTCCCGGAGAGCTTCCCCGTCAGCAAGCTGATGGAGTCAACGGCGATGACGATTACCGCAGAGTGCGCGAACGGCATGGTTTACACGCTTTCGGAGGCATTCATGGTGGGCGACATTCCATATAAGCCCATTGACGGTACGGTGGCGCTGCGCTTTGAGGGCACCGCAGGAGAACTTGCATGATCTACGCACTGACAACGCCGATTGAGATTGCGGGCAAGGAAGTCACGGAGCTCGATCTCAAGGAAGAGAGGCTCGACACGAAGCTTATCAAGCGGCTCGGGTTCCCCTTCACGGTTGGCGCGGATCTGACGCCGGCGCCCCGCCCGAGCGTTTGCGCGGACTACATCTCCCGCCTCGCGGCTATTTCGCCCTCTGAGGTCGAGAAGCTCAGCCCCAGGGATTTCATGGCGATTTGCTGGGCGCTGATTAGTTTTTTCGGGGAGCAGGCGGGCTCGACGTCTCAGGACTAGTCGATCTGGCTTTTGACGTGGCCTACGGCTGGAGGATCTCTCCTGATGAGGCGCTCGCGCTTCCTTTGTCGGAGCTTCTGCTCTATGTGGAGCAGTGGAACCGAATTCAGGAGAGATTGAAGGAGACCTAAATGGCGGGACAGGATTTCAGACTTACCGCGATTCTTGCGGTCCGGGACACGATGACCCCCGTCATGAAGCAGGTGTCTGCGCGGTGGGGGAACTTCCGGAAGGTAATTGACGGCACGCAGTTTAAGAACCTGCAGAAGCAGGTGGCGCTCTTCAACCGCTCGATGCAAAACGTCGCCGCTACCGCCGGTGACGTAGCGGGCCGGATTGGCGGGCCTTTCCTTGCGCTTGCCGGCTCCTTAGGCTTCAGCCTGCAGCAGTCCGTGACGAGCTTCGCAAGTACGGGCGACGCGCTTGACAAGATGAGTCAGCGCATCGGCATTACCGCGGAACAGCTGCAGGAGTTCTCCTATGCCGCTACGCACGCGGGTGCCGCTCCGGAAGATCTCGAGGATGCGCTCAAGGATCTCGGTGAGCATATGGCGGAAATCGCCAACGGCATCGACACCTCGAGCGACGCCTTCACGCTCTTTCAGAAGCTTGGAATCGAGATGAAGGACGCGGCCGGGAATATGCGCCCGGTCGAGCAAGTCTTTCTTGATCTTGCCGACGCCATTCAGCGCAATGAAGATCCGGCTCTTCGGGCGAAGATGGCAATGGCGACCATGGGCGACAGCGGCCGCAAGCTGATCCCAATGCTCACCAGCGGTTCGGACGGGCTCAAACAGATGGCTGCTCAGGCGCGAGGCCTGGGGCTCGTGATGTCGAACGATGCGGTGGCGTCTGCCGCGACAATGACGGACCACATGGATGACATGCGAGCCGTTATCGGGTCGGTCGGCAACGCGATAGGCGCGAAGCTCGCCCCCACGGTGATCCGCATGTCTGACCGCTTCCGCGATCTTGCCGCGGCGAACCGTGAGGCTTTTTCGCAGAAGTTCGCTTCCGTCGCCGAGCGGCTGGCCGAGACGATCGAGAAGATCGACTTCGAGGGCATCGCCTCCGCGGTATTGACCGTGGCGGATTATGCGATTCGGGCGTTCAATGCGGTCGGCGGCTTTAATACGGTGCTTTACGCCATGGGCGCGATCATGGCCGGGAAGACGCTCATGAGCGTGATCTCCCTCGGTTCGTCGATCATCTCGATGGTGCAGACGTTCGGCACCCTGGTGACTGCAGCGCGAACTGCTGCCGTAGCAATGGCCGGGGCGTTCGGGCCTGTTGGTTTGGTGCTGACAGCCGTGGCGGCGATAGCCGGCGTAGTGATCGCCAACTGGGACCGCATTTGGCCGGCGCTGAAGGCAGGAGCATCTGCGGCCGCCGACTTTATCGGCGCGGTTTGGGACACGGTTGTACCAAAGTTCCAGGCAGTTTTCGGGTCGCTGTTGTCAATTGCGAAGGCCTTCTTCCAGGGAGACATCAGCGGTCTGCTGAGCGGGTTTGACGACCTGTTTCAGGCGGCATTCAACTTGCTTCCGGACAAATGGGCAAAGGCCTGCCTCAACTGGTACGAGGGAATTAAGAAAAGTCTGAAGAGCGTCGGGAAGATGATCTCGGATTACTTTACGAAATTCGACTTCAAATCGCTGCTGCCGGACTGGGTAAGCGACCTTTTCGGAGGAAGCAAAACATCCGGCGACGGGCAGCCGATGCGGAATCCCCAGGTGACCCCTGAAGCCCGCCTGAGCGGGCGCATGAACATCAGCGTAACCGCTTCCGGAGGAGCATCCGCGGCCGTAAGCGACGTTTCCGGGTCTCCGGGGCTGGATATTTACGGTCAGGTAGGCCGATCGGATCGCTTTGTAGGAGCTGACTGATGTCTATTCGTAGTGAACAGCTTCTGCCGGCAAGCTTTCGCGGCGTGCCTTTCGAGGTGACGAGCGGGCGTCTTAAGGGCGGCCGCCGTACAGTGGTGCATGAGTATCCTCAGCGGGACAACCCGTACGTTGAGGATCTTGGCCGCGCTACCCGTCAAGTCACCATTGAGGCCTTCGTAGTTGGAGACGATTACATTGACCGCGGAACGGCGCTTCTGGCGGAGATCGAAAAGCCGGGGTCCGGGACGCTCATTCATCCGTGGCTGGGTGAGATGACCGTTACGGTCACTTCAGTGAGCGAACTCAAGTTCGACACCGGGCTTGGGGCTGCTTACCTGACTTTTGTCGCTACTGAAGCTGGAGACCTCGAGTTTCCGGTTATGGGGATCGATACCCAGACGGAGGCGCTTGAGGCCGCTGACGAGCTCGAGCAATCGGCCATCAGCAAGTTCATCGACTCCATTGACCTGTCGATT of Sutterella faecalis contains these proteins:
- a CDS encoding head-tail connector protein produces the protein MSVEVSTALPAVTLDEAKLHLRVESTADDDLISALILACTQMAEHELQRGLVTREGTDGYGDSPEAVPAAIRQWILVHVAYYYEHRQSAVEGTLSPLPFVSALLDPFRTWA
- a CDS encoding phage tail terminator protein codes for the protein MRLDPIIAALRRRCPSFGNRFAGAAEWAGLTEDEAPALPAAYVVPLAEEASGNESRVAYQQTVTNTFAVIVLVSNACDERGQKAFDSIEGLKLEIFRGLLSWRQEPADEFGEIVYSGGQVIYMDDARLAFQYEFSFETYIDTEETWQGEDLAQLGPLEGADIKVDCIDPSTKKNQPDGQIEATMKVEL
- a CDS encoding phage tail tube protein; this encodes MGKRLAGTCYFKVDGEQLELQGDLEFPFNSVTRETMASTTGVVGFKETVTVPYVAGTFIVPESFPVSKLMESTAMTITAECANGMVYTLSEAFMVGDIPYKPIDGTVALRFEGTAGELA
- a CDS encoding phage head completion protein; its protein translation is MDFPEIGDLSRRVKILVREHIPNRQNGFSPETVCKDEVWGKLEVVGSGMYFGTKQVESTVTHRVYVRRYDGRTRPQDLYGVTELEIDGVRYRVQRVADVAGACRFTVMDVEEKGDVGKRSGRPRISDY
- a CDS encoding phage major capsid protein codes for the protein MEFKEVLDALDKIEGKMSETAASNKERLDELGEQQRKFANQLLDLQQKGVKVQGEKTEAKSAGDQFIAADGFKAFAAGSTQKTRVELSETFAKSEPTVLNPITTPTGGIIQAYRRPGIMPGAFRPLTIEGLFPSLPISTNSFEYVKERDDGFANGAAFVAEAAQKPFGSTSFETVTGTVKTIAHLARVSKQLMADGPALVAYINQRLVYGVDLVVEDQLISGDGTNQNLTGIFTTGNFTPHGATTADLPAKNATLFDLILFAKTKVEKAFFRPNIILLNPVNWSQMLMEKNASGDYYLGHPASVAPKTLWGLPIWTTPAIPQGKFMVGDFTQAATLWTRQGMTVELFEQDVDNVQKNLVTIRAERRLGFGIERVSALVGGDLALPAAAGATGK
- a CDS encoding phage tail assembly protein, producing MIYALTTPIEIAGKEVTELDLKEERLDTKLIKRLGFPFTVGADLTPAPRPSVCADYISRLAAISPSEVEKLSPRDFMAICWALISFFGEQAGSTSQD
- a CDS encoding phage tail sheath subtilisin-like domain-containing protein, translating into MSVSFNTIPSGIRVPLFYAEVDNSAAFTPSESTQSLLIGQMLATGTAEAGKPVTVSTAAMAKQLFGRGSMLARMVAAYRTVDSFGQLVCIPLADVTNSVAASAEVTFSGNATEAGTLSFYIGGSRVQVSVAEGAEAGVVAQALADAISLQKDLPVTAGAADAVCTITARNRGSLGNGILLALNLRGLINGEKTPMGLGIELAAMTGGTADPDIAAAVEAMGDAQYDFIGVPYSDAAVLDAFQTEMNDTSGRWAPFRQIYGHVYTAKRGDVNALKTFGNARNDQHCTIVGVEPELPTPIEEVLAAYLARTSVFISADPARPTQTGVLTGVMAAPSESRFITTDRQTLLENGIATLTTTSGTVMIERAVTTYQRNSFGDADASYLDSETMHTLAYVLRRMKSLITTKYARHKLANDGTRYGAGQAIVTPSVIRGELVALYRQLELSGIVENADLFKQYLIVERNADNPNRLDVLFPPDLVNQLRIFAVLNQFRLQYAEE